A window of archaeon BMS3Bbin15 genomic DNA:
TCCAGTGCTTCTTTCAGACCTTGCAGCTTTTAATACTCTTATCTTTATAAGACTATTATCCTCAAGCTGCCTTTTAACCTCTTCTATAACATTGTCAGTCCCGGCTTTGCCTATCCGTACACTGGGTTTTGATGTATTCAGTCTCTTTCTGAGATTTTTCATATTTATCCCTCTTTTCTCTTGTCATGGGTATTCTTCTTATTCTGCCGCATTCAAGGCAGGTTAGAATGACCC
This region includes:
- a CDS encoding CRS1 / YhbY (CRM) domain protein, encoding MKNLRKRLNTSKPSVRIGKAGTDNVIEEVKRQLEDNSLIKIRVLKAARSERSTGEIAKEVADATNSEIIQIVGNSFGLLRRRSSSHTR